The Noviherbaspirillum saxi genome includes a window with the following:
- a CDS encoding cytochrome P450, which yields MKKALFLQSDVADPYVVYAKQRQHHSIVWNETDSLWAVYSHAACTSLLQDASAWIPPQHADRNRLLKDAGRMLVAHLARLANPPAHLAFRQAVMALFAQLQPAAIDTMLSQLLGDATETDWVATVCRTLPALAVMKGLGLAQTDIERILPHTECLTKIMLPAKTEEQVNDINPVAEEVFSIVSRHIVATPALRALAPDEATLNIYTANFIGLLIQSVDAGRGLLSNSLVQALTRRADDTRPGRQYWQQLVVETLRFDPPIHNTRRVVTQDTQLDGQWLRQGDQVLLVLAAANRDPAIFAHPNQFDPARAGNDRHLTFGAGNHACAARHWSVALAAETLATLFEKKTVRLLPQEILYAPLVNARLPQQLRIELA from the coding sequence ATGAAAAAAGCCTTATTCCTGCAATCCGACGTCGCCGACCCGTACGTCGTTTATGCGAAGCAGCGCCAGCATCACTCCATTGTCTGGAACGAAACGGATAGCCTGTGGGCAGTCTACAGCCATGCGGCGTGCACGAGCTTGCTACAGGATGCGAGCGCCTGGATTCCACCGCAACATGCGGACAGGAACCGCTTGCTCAAAGATGCCGGGCGCATGCTGGTCGCGCATCTGGCACGTCTGGCGAACCCGCCTGCGCATCTGGCTTTCCGGCAGGCAGTCATGGCCTTGTTCGCACAGTTGCAGCCAGCGGCAATCGATACGATGCTGTCGCAGTTGCTCGGCGACGCTACAGAAACGGACTGGGTCGCAACGGTATGCCGCACGCTGCCGGCGCTGGCGGTGATGAAGGGCTTGGGTTTGGCGCAAACGGATATTGAACGCATCCTGCCGCATACCGAGTGCCTGACGAAAATCATGCTGCCCGCGAAGACCGAAGAGCAAGTAAACGACATCAATCCGGTGGCGGAAGAGGTTTTCTCCATCGTCAGCCGGCATATTGTTGCGACGCCGGCGCTGCGTGCGCTGGCCCCCGATGAAGCAACGCTGAATATCTACACCGCGAACTTCATCGGGCTGCTGATCCAGAGCGTGGATGCCGGCCGCGGCCTGCTGAGCAATAGCCTGGTGCAGGCGTTGACACGGCGCGCCGACGATACGCGCCCAGGCCGGCAATACTGGCAGCAGCTTGTGGTGGAAACACTGCGCTTTGATCCGCCGATTCACAACACGCGGCGCGTCGTCACGCAAGACACGCAACTCGACGGGCAATGGCTGCGTCAAGGCGATCAGGTGCTACTGGTACTGGCAGCGGCGAACCGTGACCCGGCCATCTTTGCGCATCCGAATCAATTCGATCCTGCGCGGGCCGGCAACGACCGGCATTTGACCTTCGGCGCGGGCAATCACGCTTGTGCGGCGCGCCACTGGTCAGTCGCGCTCGCAGCTGAAACGCTTGCCACGCTGTTTGAAAAGAAAACAGTGCGCCTGCTGCCGCAAGAGATTTTGTATGCGCCGCTGGTCAATGCGCGCCTGCCGCAACAGCTGAGAATTGAACTCGCTTGA